The following DNA comes from Pseudomonadota bacterium.
GATGTATCGGCTGACCGTGGAAGCACTTCTGGGCCTGCAACTGGAAGTGGACCGGCTGCGCATTACCCCCTGCATTCCGGCCCATTGGGAGTCGTACGAAATCCATTATCGCTATCGGGAGACGCTCTACCACATTAGGTTCAGGTGTGTTGGTGAAAAACCGGGAGATGTGATCCGCGTGGTGGTTGACGGCGTCCAGCAAAAAGAATCCGGTTTTGAGAAGGCCGGGCTGCGGCAAGGTCTGATCCCCCTGGTGGATGATCACCGGGAGCATTACGTTGAAGTGAATCTCGGCTGACCGGTTTTTCCTGCAAACATCACTCCGAAGAGGATCACCGACGTGATGATGGATTTTGACGACCTCGCTACGAAGGAAGCGGCCAGCCCGGCGGCGTAGGGAGTTTGATCAGGCACTGGTCTGAAAGCCTGACCAGATTCAGGCTTAGTCTGAATTAAGATGACAGCATAATCTACAGGCTTGATCTGTGGGGATATGAAGCGGATTTCCCCCTCACAAATTCTTCACAGATCAGGGTTCGTTTTTCAAGCAAGAGTCCGCCTCTCCGGAATGGATCGCTATGACTTCTGATGATCTTTTACATATTTCAGGATCGAATCTTTCGCGACCAACCAGTTTCGTTTCAGCTTAAAAGCGGGGATCGCGCCTCGTCGGGCCATAATATTCAGATAGTCCTGTGAGTATGGTGTGATCTCGGCGGCCTGGGCCATGGTCAGAAAACCGGAGGTCAGTTCGGGAATGGCTTCAAAATAGAGGAAAATGGTCCGCTCCAGAGCCCTGGCAACCAGAAAAACAAAATCATTCACCTCACCCTTGTGAGCCTTCTCCAGAGCATCGTAGTATTTCCTGCGATCATTTTTGAGGATAATCGCCGGGACATAACCGTTCTTCATGAGAAGCAAATTCATGAGCAGACGTGCGGTCCTGCCATTTCCATCGACAAAGGGGTGGATCGCTGCCAGTTCGAAATGCGCCATGGCAGCAAGCGTTACCGGGTGGGTTTTCCCTGTATCTGTCAGCCATTTTCGAGCGAAAGCCGCCATCTTCTCTTCGATGAGCAATGGCCCGGGTGGCAGATGGCCTGAACCACTGATCCGGACCTGGATATCCCGGTACCTGCCGGCGTATTTCGGGTCGATCTCCCGCAGGACCAGGGCATGAATTTCCTTAATATTTCGTTCCGAGATATTCGCGTCTTCCCGAGCCAGCTCTTCCACATAGGCAATGGCATCCCGATGGTTGATGGCCTCCAGATGCTCGCGTAAAGATTTCCGGCCGACGGTCAGGCCATCTTCCAGAACAAGCTTGGTCTCTTTCAAGGTGAGGGTGTTACCCTCGATGGCATTGGAGTTATAAGTCCAGTCAATAACAAGCTGCCCTTTGAGTCTGGTCAGGACAGAGACCGGCAATGGCCGATACTTATCGATAAGCCGCTTCCCTTCATCGATCCGCCGGAGGATTTTATCAAGACGATCTGATTTCATAAATATAATCGTATCCGATCATTTTTAACCGTCAATCAATATGATCGGATAGAAAAATTATTTCCACAAACGATCACGATGCGTTCATGAACGACATGCAAGATATTCAAAAGATGATTGACTGTCAGGCAGGAAGATTAACGACATAGAGAATAATTTGCACCAAAGTTATGATGATTACTGCAAATCTTAAATATTTGATCTTGTTGATGCGATCGGTGCTGGGTAAGCCATTAGCAGCCTCGCCTGGTTACAAATAACCTTAACCTCTGAAATTGTTCCGGCCAATTGGGGCAGACAACCCTGCCGGATTTCATGGTGAAATCCGGGTCAGGCAAACTCGACCCGGTACTTGTTGTAGTTGACGCAGACGTGTTCCATCTGGGCGCGGTCGGCGTGGATTTTTTTGATCAGCTCGACAACCTGCCGGGTTGTGGTGAGGTGAAAAATGTTGTGCATTTCCCGTTTGCTGAAAAGGTTGCGGGCCAGGACCTCCTGCTCCAGCCAGGAGAGCAATCCCGCCCACATCTCGCCGTAGAGGATAATCGGGGTCTCGCAGATGTGCTCGACCTGTACCAGCTGCCAGGAGTAGAACAGTTCAAGGAGGGTGCCGATCCCGCCGGTGGCGACGATCACCGCGTCGGACAAGGACATGAAGGTGTCCAGCCGGGCGCTGAACCGGTCGAAGTCTTTCTTGATGTCGAGATATTTGTTGTCTTGCTGTTCAAAGGGAAGCTTGATGTTCAAACCGATGGAATGGTTGTCCGAACCGGCGCTTTGATGCCCTGCGTTCGCTGCCTGCATAATCCCCGGGCCGCCGCCGGTGACGATATCAAAACCGGCTTCGGTCAGCCCTTTGGAAATCTCGAAAACCTCATTATAGGCCCGGTCGTTTTCCTTGATCCGAGCGGAACCGAAGATTGCCACTCGGTAATGTGGATCCATCGGCTGATCCTTCAGTTAAGAAATCACGATTCCTGCCCCGGGGCCGGTTTTTTTGCGGGTTTTGCCGGCTTCTGATTTTCCCGGGTGATTTCGCCGAGGTACTGGGGGAGATCGATACCCGCCATGCCGGCCACGTCGTGGAGCGGCGGCAGGCTTTTGATCAGGCCGGAGAGAAAGTTCGAGGTGGCGGTGCCGTTTTTATCACCTCCGGCGGAATCCCAGACGGTGACCTTGTCGATCTTGATGTTGCGGATCGCCTCGACCTGCATCTCGACGATCTTTTCGATTTTTTCGGTCATCAAGAGGGTGGCGGCGGACTTGGCGTCGCCGTTGCAGCCCTGTACCAGGCTGAGATACCCGGCCGCCTTGCTTTCGAGTACCTTGCGGATACCCTCGGCTTCGGCCTGGTATTTCAGGAGGATCGCGTCGGCCTGGCCCTTCGCCTCGCGGCGGGTTTTTTCGGCCTCGGCCTCGGCGGCGATCTCAACCTTTGTTTTATTAATTTCCTGGCGGACAACCTCTTCGGCGGTGAGCCGTTCCTGCTCCGCCTTGTACTGCGCTTTCTGGATTTCGACCTCGGCCTCGCGGCGCGCCACTTCGCCGCGCTGCAGGGCGGCCGCCTGTTTTACCGCGAGCTCGGCATTGGCATCGGCGATGTCCGCTTTCGCCTTGTTTTCACCATCGACAGCCTGCGCTTCCTGCTGCTGGACCACAATCCGCCGGTCGGCCTCGGCCCTTTTCTGGCCTTTCTGGGATTCGGCGACATTCTCGGCAACCTTGATCTCTTTCTCCCGGTCGGCCGCCGCCTCGCCGATGGTCGCTTCCGCCTCCTGCTGCTGGACAAAGACGCGCTGATCGGCCTCGGCCTTTTTCTTGCCTTTCTGAGCCTCGGCAACGTTTTCTGCCACCCGGATCTCTTTGACCTTGGTTGCCTCCGCTTCACCAATGGCGCCCAGTTTTTCCTGCTCTGCCACATCAACTTTCGCCTGATTGATCGCTTCGGAGGCCGCCTTCTTCCCGATGGAGTCGATGTAGCCGGACTCGTCGGTGATATCGGTGATGTTGACGTTGATCAGGAAAAGACCGATCTTGTTGAGTTCCGGAGAAACGTTCTTGCGGACCGAGTCAAGAAAACTCTCCCGGTCCTGGTTGATCTGCTCGATGGTCAGGGAGGCGACGGTGAGGCGCAGCTGGCCGAAGATGATCTCTTTGGCCATCTCCTCGATCTCGGTCTGCGACAGGTGCAGCAAGCGTTCGGCGGCAGAGGTCATGACCTCCGGTTCGGTGCTGATCCCGACCGTAAATGTGGAAGGCACATTAATCCGGATATTCTGCAGGGAAAGGGCCTTCTGCAAAGGGATGCTGATGGTCATCGGGGTCAGGCTGATATAAGCGTAATCCTGGATCAGCGGCCAGATCAGGGCGCCGCCGCCGTGGATGCAGTTCGCCGACTGCCCCTTGCCGACCTTGCCGTAGACCACCAGGATCTTGTCGGACGGGCACCGTTTGTACCTGGAGGCCAGGAAGGTGATGGTTGAAACAACCAGAATCAGGAACGCGGCAATGGGAAGAATCCAGAAATCGAACATGATAGCTCCTTGGGTTTACTTGATGATTTCCACTTCAAGAATATTGGCATGCACGGCGACCACCCGCACCGGGGCGCCGGTGGGAATTTCGGTTCCGTCCGTTGCGGTTGCGTCAAACTCACGCAATCGGTTCTGAAAATTGAGACTGACCCGGCCGGTCCCTCCGGCGGGGATGGTGAGATACACGGTCCCGCTGCTGCCGACCGCGTCGGCGGTTTTCAGGGTGCCGCTCGATTGCAGGTTGGCCGCCCCCTGGAAGAGTTTGCCGATGACCCAGACCGAGGCGAGGCCGGCGGCCACCGCGCCGATCATCGAGACGATCACCCCGGCCTGGCTCTGGCGGTAGAAGGCGAGCCCGACCAGGCCGAACATCATGAAAAACGCGGAAAGCCCGTGCATCGAGATGAGCCGGAAGCCTATGTCGGAATCCACATGCTGGGGGTCGATGCCGAGATCGGTGTCCGTGCCTGCCCCGGCGTCGGCATCCCCGCCGACGAACTGCATGATCAGTTTCAGGACCACGAAGAACCCGCCGATGATGGCGCAGGCGAGGAAGAATATCTCCAGGCCGTTGAAGTCTGCAAAAAGTTGTGCCACGCTGCGTCTCCTCTTTGTTTGTTGACCGATCCGAGGGTGCTTGTACTGACAATATCACAACCGGAATGACTCTACAAAACCATATGGGCAATGACTCTTAATACATGGCAGGAATGTCCGGTGTCAAATCAAATATTCTACAATCTCACTTCGCCGGAAGCGAGCGCCTCAAGCCCTTCAGGATCGAGAAGCGTGATCTGTGAACCTTTCGATTCGATATAGCCGCTTTCACTCATCTTCTTGAAAATCCGGGAGAGGGTTTCCGGGATGGTGCCGAGAAGGCTTGCCAGCTGGGCCTTGCCGATGGTCAGGCTGACCGTGGTGGCGTTCTGGTTGCCGCTTAGCAGCAGAAGATGGGAGGCGAGCCGGCCCGGCACTTCCTTGAGCGACAGCGCCTCGATCATCCCGGCGAATTTTTTCAGTCGCAGAGACAGGGTCCCCAGCATATTCATGGCCACGGAAGGATTGTCTTCAATCAGTTTGATAAAGGATTTTCGGGGAATGAAGATCACCCGGCTGTCTTTCAAGGTATCGGCGAAGGCGGGGAAGGATTTGCCGGTAAAAACCGCTGCTTCGGCAAACGGTTCGCCGGGGCCGAAGATGTGAAGAATCTGCTCCTTGCCCTCGACCGACAGCTTGTAGATTTTGACCTGGCCGCTGATCAGGATATAAAAACCGGTCCCCTCATCTCCTTCGGCGAAAATGGTGGTGCCTTTTTTGAAATTCTGGTCGGTGATGATCATCGCCAGGTCCTGGAGCTGCTCTTCGGTGAGGCCGTTGAACAGGGAGATGGTGGAGAGTATGTTAATTATTTCCATGTTTGCTTTCCCATATTTGAATCTGACTTTCGCTCAATTTCAGTCTGCATGCTCGTCATTCCGGGCTTGACCCGGAATCCAGTATCCTGGACGCTTCAATGATGATCAGCGTCCCACCCGGCGCTGCCGGGGCAAATTTGAGAAATAACCGGATGATCCCACTCTCGTTCCTGCGTTTATCCGATCAGGCATCAGGAGGACGCAAGGCCGATTTCTGGATTCCGGCTAAAAACATGCCGGAATGACATGTCTGGCGTTTTGTTCGTATTCCGTTGATGATGGTGAATTGTGCTTTCCGTGCTTCAGGCTATTCTATCATCCCAGAGCAACAGAGCAACCGTAATCCTGATAAATAAAGACTGCCACCCGGTGTATTGGTTGGTCGGCGGTTTTGCGAATTCTGAAGGAAAATGTCCAGCAGTCGACCTCTGGATTTGCAAGCGAAACAAGTTCCATCTCCAGAAAACCGGTCAGGGGACTCCCGCCACGCGCCTTGCGAAGCGCCTCTTTGGCAGACCAGAGAAGGGTCAGTTGCATCTCTTCATTGTTTACAGCCAAAGTC
Coding sequences within:
- a CDS encoding Fic family protein produces the protein MLRRIDEGKRLIDKYRPLPVSVLTRLKGQLVIDWTYNSNAIEGNTLTLKETKLVLEDGLTVGRKSLREHLEAINHRDAIAYVEELAREDANISERNIKEIHALVLREIDPKYAGRYRDIQVRISGSGHLPPGPLLIEEKMAAFARKWLTDTGKTHPVTLAAMAHFELAAIHPFVDGNGRTARLLMNLLLMKNGYVPAIILKNDRRKYYDALEKAHKGEVNDFVFLVARALERTIFLYFEAIPELTSGFLTMAQAAEITPYSQDYLNIMARRGAIPAFKLKRNWLVAKDSILKYVKDHQKS
- a CDS encoding LOG family protein, which produces MDPHYRVAIFGSARIKENDRAYNEVFEISKGLTEAGFDIVTGGGPGIMQAANAGHQSAGSDNHSIGLNIKLPFEQQDNKYLDIKKDFDRFSARLDTFMSLSDAVIVATGGIGTLLELFYSWQLVQVEHICETPIILYGEMWAGLLSWLEQEVLARNLFSKREMHNIFHLTTTRQVVELIKKIHADRAQMEHVCVNYNKYRVEFA
- a CDS encoding flotillin family protein, which produces MFDFWILPIAAFLILVVSTITFLASRYKRCPSDKILVVYGKVGKGQSANCIHGGGALIWPLIQDYAYISLTPMTISIPLQKALSLQNIRINVPSTFTVGISTEPEVMTSAAERLLHLSQTEIEEMAKEIIFGQLRLTVASLTIEQINQDRESFLDSVRKNVSPELNKIGLFLINVNITDITDESGYIDSIGKKAASEAINQAKVDVAEQEKLGAIGEAEATKVKEIRVAENVAEAQKGKKKAEADQRVFVQQQEAEATIGEAAADREKEIKVAENVAESQKGQKRAEADRRIVVQQQEAQAVDGENKAKADIADANAELAVKQAAALQRGEVARREAEVEIQKAQYKAEQERLTAEEVVRQEINKTKVEIAAEAEAEKTRREAKGQADAILLKYQAEAEGIRKVLESKAAGYLSLVQGCNGDAKSAATLLMTEKIEKIVEMQVEAIRNIKIDKVTVWDSAGGDKNGTATSNFLSGLIKSLPPLHDVAGMAGIDLPQYLGEITRENQKPAKPAKKPAPGQES
- a CDS encoding NfeD family protein; the encoded protein is MAQLFADFNGLEIFFLACAIIGGFFVVLKLIMQFVGGDADAGAGTDTDLGIDPQHVDSDIGFRLISMHGLSAFFMMFGLVGLAFYRQSQAGVIVSMIGAVAAGLASVWVIGKLFQGAANLQSSGTLKTADAVGSSGTVYLTIPAGGTGRVSLNFQNRLREFDATATDGTEIPTGAPVRVVAVHANILEVEIIK
- a CDS encoding Crp/Fnr family transcriptional regulator, encoding MEIINILSTISLFNGLTEEQLQDLAMIITDQNFKKGTTIFAEGDEGTGFYILISGQVKIYKLSVEGKEQILHIFGPGEPFAEAAVFTGKSFPAFADTLKDSRVIFIPRKSFIKLIEDNPSVAMNMLGTLSLRLKKFAGMIEALSLKEVPGRLASHLLLLSGNQNATTVSLTIGKAQLASLLGTIPETLSRIFKKMSESGYIESKGSQITLLDPEGLEALASGEVRL